In Phycisphaerae bacterium, the genomic stretch GGCGAGCCGGCCTCGAACCGGCGAATCTGCGCCACGAACTCAGGCGGCATACCCGTGTGGAACGCAAGCTCGAAGCCGCCGCGGAGGGAGTCGCAGAGATACACACCGCCTGCGTCCATGTCGGCCACGCGCAGCGCCGTCTCGGTGCACAGGCGCAGAGCCGTGTCCAGGTCATGGGTGCCGCACAAGGCCAGGGCCAGGTCGCGTTGCGCGCGGGCCAGCTCATCGCTCTGGCACTGCGCGGTCACGTCGCGGGCAAACAGCACGAACCCGGTGAGCACAGCGTCCTCGTCGTGCATGGGCATGACGACCGCGTGCACAAATGGCGTCTGGCCGTCGGGACGCCGCAAGGGAAAGGTCGCTTCCCACTTGCCGTCCACCATGACGGTGGCGATGGCCGCGTCCAGGCGGCGCCCGTCAACGCCCGCGACCGCGTGGATTTCGCGCAGTGTCCTGCCGACCACCGCCTCGACCGGATAGCCGAACAACTGCGCCGCCGCCGGGTTGAAGTGCAGCACGCGGTAGTCCCGGTCGACGGCGGCGATCGCGTATTCGCTGGCCGAGCGGAGAATGCCGTGCAGCGTGCTGGTCGTCTCGCGCAGCGCAGTCCGCGCCTGGTCCAACTCGGCGATTTGCCGTTCCAGCGCCAGGTTGCTGCGGCGCAGTTCGGCAGTCCGGTCCGTTACCCGCGTTTCCAACTCCGCGTGGGCTCGGCGCAGCGCACGGGTGGCCCCGTCGCGTTCGGCCACAGCCGCGGCAAGCATGAGCGCGGCCAGCGTGAAGACGGAAGTGAAGCCCAGCGCCAGTGCGAGTTGCTCCTGGAGCAGGACCCGCCCGTCACCACCGAAACCCTCGACCACTCCGGTGATCGCCGCGGCCGAGACGATCAGCGCGGTCGTGGCCGACCCGGTCGGGCCGTAACGGAACGCGGCGACGACAAAGAACGGCAGCAGCAGATACGAGTGCAGCAGGCGCGGATCGCCACCCAGCGGCAGCAAGCCAAACACGGCCCCACTGACCACCACGAGCAAACCAAGAAACGCCACCGCCTCGGGCGCGCGGCGCAGCAGCCCGGCGCGCGCCTGCGGGTGCGCGGTCCAGGTCAGCAGCATCGGCGCCACCAGCAGGACGCCCATCGCATCCCCCAGCCACCAGGACGCCGCAAGCTGGCCGAAACGCGCCCAGGGCGCAAGGCCGAAAAGACACAGCCCGCTGACACCCAGCGCGGCGCCCACCGCCGCCCCCAGCGGCGCCGCGACACACGCGAGGCTGAATACGTCGCGCACGCGATCCAGCGCCGCATGGAAATCCAGCCAGCGCCGCAGCAGCGCGGCCGCCGCGAACGCTGCCAGGGGATTGCCGATGGCAGTCGCCAGCGCGAACAGCGGCGTGACACCGGTCGATGCCGTGGCGAGGTACGCGCCCAGCGCGACGCCGGGCAGCACGCGATAGCCGCGCAAGAGCACGGCGGCCAGCGCGATGCCGGTCGGCGGCCAGACCAGCGTCACGTTGCCGTGAACGAGCCCGAACAGCAGCCCCCAGCGGGCCGCGAGGTAATACGACGTCGCGACCGTGGCCGTGAGCAGCACGAGGCGGCCGATGTTCAGCAGGCGAGTTGAGTGGTGCAGTGCCTTCATTCGGAAATCCGGCGCTCTAGGAACGTTCGCGGCCAGGAGCCGCCCGCCCGGCACCGTAAGCCATGGGCGAGAATGCCATTGCGAACCTTTCACACCCAGGCGGCCGTGCGGCGCGGCCCACGTCGCGGCACGCTGACCCGTTCCACGCATTCTTTATCGGCAGTGCATACCCACTGTGACGCCCTCCCGTCTTGAATTCGCTTTTGAAACAGCGCTTGCAGCGCAAGGCTTGCGCGATTTTCGCGCAAGAAAAGCAGCCCCCTCTTAAGCCGGAATCCAGGCGGAATGGGTCATTGGGCCGCACCCGCCCTACCCGGCTGCAGCCAGGGCATCAGGGCGCGCAGGCAGCGACCGACCTCCTCGATGGGATGCGCTTGCGCCTGCTGCGCGGCCGCGGCCAGGCGCGGCTGACCGGCGCGGTGCTCCGCCATCCACTCGTCCGCGAAGGCCCCAGACTGGATCTCCTGGAGCAGTTCACGCATCGCCGCGCGCGTCGGCTGGCCAATCACGCGCTGGCCGCGCGACACGTCGCCGTAGGCCGCGGTGCGGCTGATGGCGGCGCGCATGCCGTCGATGCCGCGCGCGTGGATCAGGTCGGCGATCAGCTTGACCTCGTGCAGGCATTCGAAGTACGCGAGCTCCGGTGCGTAGCCCGCGTCGACGAGCGTCTCGAAGCCGGCGCGGATCAGCTCCGTCAGGCCGCCACAGAGCACAGCCTGCTCGCCAAAGAGGTCGGTCTCGGCTTCGTCACGAAACGTCGTCTCAATGATCCCCGCGCGGCCGCAGCCGAGCCCGCAGGCGCAGGCGAGGGCCACGTCGCGCGTGTCGCCGGCCGGGTCCTGGTGCACGGCGATCAACGCGGGCACGCCGCCGCCCTGCTCGAACTGCTGGCGGACCATCGGGCCGATGCCCTTCGGCGCGACGAGGAACACGTTGGTGTCCGGCGTCGGAACGAGCTTGCGGAAGTGGATCGCGAAGCCGTGGGCGAAGCCGAGATACAGCCCGCGCCGGCCGAGCGGCGCGATGTCCTGCGCGTACACGTCCGGCTGGCGCTCGTCGGGAATGAGCATGAGCACTACGTCGGCACGGCGGAGAGCATCGGCGACGGCACACACGGTGAGGCCGGCTTGCTCGGCGGTGGTCCGCGATGGGCTGCCGGGCCGCAAGCCGACGATCACGTCGCAACCGCTGTCGCGCAGGTTGAGGGCTTGCGCCCGGCCCTGCGAGCCGAAGCCCAGCACGGCGATACGCCGGTTCGTCAGCGCTGCGGTGCGGACATCCTGTTCGCGCCAGACCTTCACGGGACACCTCGCTCTCGCCGGCCGTCGCGGCTGTACAATTCACGCGCCCGCGGCGCGGCCGGCAGGCGCGTATGCTACCGCGACCAACCCAGCTGCGGCGAATGTCGTATAGCGGATAGGAGATCAACGCGGTGCGGGCTGCGAACGACATGGCGACAGAAGTGCAGGTCGTGGAGAGCGGCGCGCCCCCCACGTCGCTGCCGCGTCTGCTGACGTTGCCGCTCTGGGGGCTGGTCCGACCCCGCGCCGCAGCGGCGAGTCTGGCAACCATTTCACCACCGGCATGGGCCGCACTGCTGGCGCTCAGCCTGTGCGCATACGCTGCCGTGTTGATCGGACTCATGCTGTGGGACCAGACCATGACCGAAGTCTGGGTGCCTGCGCCGGCGAGTGCGCCGACCAGCGCCGGCGGCGGCTACCCCATCTACTGGAGCGGCTCGACCGAGCTGCGACAGCGCACGTTGGCCGAGGTATGGGCGGGGTGGCGTGCCGAAGCCCTGGCCGGCTGGTGCGGTCCGGCGGAGTTGACGCTTGCACTGGTGGTGACGCTGGGAATGGTGCTGATCGCGCTCCTGGCATGGCTGAATCTGCCATTCGTGCATCGCAGTGGGTCGGTGGGGTGGTCGTACAAGCGCGTGCTTCGGGCGATGGCGGGCGTGTTCTGGCCACTGACCGGCCTCACGTTTGTGTGCGGCGCGGTCTTCGTCTTCCGAGAGCATGCGAGCTATGGCAGCGCCCATTCCGCTGCAATGCTGGCGGAGCCAGGCGTAGTCCTGATGGTGCTGATTTCCGCGGCGGTCTGGCCGCTGGTGTGGTGGCTGTGCGGCGCGGTGCGCGGCATCGAGGTTTTGGCGCCCGACTTGTCCTTGCCGCCGCGCTGCGAGGGCTGCGGGTACGATCTGACGCATCGGGCGGCGGACGGTCTATGCACCGAGTGCGGGCTTCCGCAGGTGGAGTCGCTGGATCCACGGCGCAACCGGCCCGGCAGCGCGTGGTCGCAGCACAAGTGTCTGGCGAGCTGGATGGCTACGGCGGTTGCAAGCCTGCTGCGCCCCCGGGAGTTCTATCGGGCCGCGCGGCTGCGCGCGCCGCTCCGGGCGGACTCCGGTTTTGCCACGCTGAATCTGGTGCTGATCGCGTGCGCGGCGCTGCTGTGGGCGGGACTCGCCACGCAGATCATGTCGCTGCGTCATGGACCGCTGCCCGATGACTTTCCCGTGTTTCTCGCGGCGCTCATCGCGCTCGGCACGTTCGGTTGCTGGCTGGGGCATCGTGTGATCGCCGCGGTCGTCGTATCGTGGTGGCTGGCGCGCGTCGCGCTGCCGGATTTCCGCTGGGCAACGAAGGCCATCGAGTACGAATCGAGCTACTTGTGGGTCTTCTGCGTCTTCTGGGGGCTGATGCTCAGCAGCCTCCTGGCATTCGAGACGTGGATCTCACGGCTGATAGGCTTCGCCGGGTTCCTTCCGGCCGGCGAGTTTCTCGCCATCGTCGGCGGCACGCTGCTGCTGGCTGTGATCTGGCTTATCCGCTACACCATCGCCTACCGCGCGATCCGCTGGAGCAACTTCTGAGTCGTCCCGCACCGAGGAGCACGACCATGGCACGCAAAGGGAAACGCCGGCGGGCTGTGCCGCACGAGTTTCAGCGCCGCACCGAGCCGGGCGCCCCGCCCGGAACGCTGATCCCCGACCCCGACGCGCCGCGGTGCGAAATCCACGTGATGGCGTACGGCGCCGAGGGCTACGAGGAAAAGCCGCTCACCAGCCTCGCCGACCTCCCCAAGCTGCTCGAAAAATGGCCGGTCACCTGGGTGAATGTCGATGGCGTGGGCGACGCCGCCCTGGTCAGCGAGTTGGGCCGGCTCTTTCAGCTCCACCGGCTGGCGCTGGAAGACGTGCTGCACGTCCACCAGCGGGCCAAGGCCGAGTCGTACGGCAGCTACTACTTCATCGTCGCCCGCATGCCCGTACCGCAGCACCCGTGGCAGACCGAGCAGATCAGCTTCTTCTTCGGCGAGAAGTTCGTCCTGACATTCCAGGAGCGGCCGGGCGGCGATTGCCTGGACGCGGTGCGTATCCGCATCCGCACCGGCTGGGGCCGGTCGCGGGCGGCGCGGCCCGACTACCTCGTGTACGCCCTGCTCGACTCGATCGTGGACCACTTCTTCCCGCTGATCGAGGAATGCGGCGAGCAGCTCGATGACCTGGAGGGCGACGTGTCCGGGGGACCCGTGCCGGACATCATGGCCCGCGTGCACCACATCAAGCGGCACCTGCTGACCGTCCGGCGGATCATCTGGCCGCTGCGTGACGCCGTGAACACGCTGTTGCGTGACGCCACACCGCTAATCTCGGACGATACGCGCCTCTACCTGCGCGACGTGCATGACCACACGATCCAGATTCTCGACCTGGTCGAGAGCTACCGCGACATCTCGTCAGGCATCACGGAAATTTACCTTTCGAACGTCAGCCAGCGGACGAACGAGATCGTCAAGGTGCTCACGATCATCTCGACGATCTTCATCCCGCTGACCTTCATCGCCGGCGTGTACGGCATGAATTTCGACCCCGGCGCGTCGCCATGGAACATGCCGGAGCTGCGCTGGTACTGGGGCTACCCGATCGCGTGGCTGCTGATGGCGGGGGCCGCGGGCGTGATGGTCTATTTCTTCTATCGTCGTGGATGGGTCTGGAACCGGCCGCCGCGCAGCCTGCCCGAGGAGCCGGAGTGACGGCTATTCGACGAGGAGCTGCTTGAGTTCGGCGACGTGCTCGGACTCGACGACGATCTGCGAGCGGATGAACTCCTCGAGCGGGATGTCGCCCTCGATCCGGCGGAGGGCGTCCTGGTAGGCTTCGAGCGCGGCTTCCTCGAACGTCAGCGCAGTTTCGAGTGCCTCCTTCGCGTCCACCGATGGCGGGCCGAGCGAGAGGTTCAGCTCCAGCGCGGGCACGGCCCCCAGGGCGCGGATCTTGTGCGCGATGACCTCCGCATGCTCGATCGTCTCGTCGAAGCCCTTCTTCAGCACCGGTCCGACGACGAGGTAGTTCACGCCGCGCACGGCATGCGACAGGTGCAGATACCGCAACGCGGCCTCGACCTCCTCGGCGAACAGGCGATTCAGTTCCTGGACGACCTCGTTGCGCGACAGGCTGCTCACTGGCTGGTCCCCTTCTCCGCCGCCGGGCGGACGTTCTGGTCGAGACACTCCGTATCGCAGACCGGGCAGGCCGCCGGGTCGCAGGCGCAGGTGGCGTCGAAGGCGCGCCATTCGGCCACCAGTTCGCGCCCCCGGCCGGCCGTGGTATCGACGAACCGCAGGAACGCGAGCATGCGCTGGGCGGTCTCGTTGCTGACGAGGTGTTCGAGCTTGCAGGCGTCGATCTCGGCCTGGTCGTCGCGCACGCCGAGCACTTCGCTGAGCAGGCGCTGCATCAAGTGCCGCTTGGTCTTGATCGCGGCGACCAGGGCCTGCCCAGACTCGGACAGGCGCAGATGGCGGTTTTCATCCTGCTCGACGAGGCCGGCCTTCTTCAGCGGGCCAAGCGAGATGGAGACGCTGCCGCGCGTGATGCTCAGCGCGCGGGCGACATCGGACACACGGGCATAGCCCAGCTTGCCGACCAGGTCGTCGATCGCCATCAGGTGATGGGCGGCGCTGTGCGTGATGACGTTCTGATCGAAGGCCTTCCAGGTTTCCACGCGCGGGCTCCGGGGCGAGCGGGTAGCGCTCACCTGCCTGGATTATACGGCCGGCGGACGCGGCGGGCAGCGCTTAGCCTTCGGCCTTCAGCCGCTCGGCCTTCTCGGCGGCCATCTCGATGCTGCCGACGTACATGAACGCCTGCTCGGGCAGGTGGTCCCACTTGCCGTCGCAGAGCTCCTGGAAGCTGCGCAGCGTGTCGGTGATCTTCGTGTAGTTGCCCGGAAAACCGGTGAACTGCTCAGCGACGAAGAACGGCTGGCTGAAGAAACGCTCGATCTTGCGGGCGCGCGAGACGATCAGCTTGTCCTCTTCGCTGAGCTCCTCGACGCCCAGGATCGCGATGATGTCCTGCAGGCTGCGGTAGCGCTGCAGGATTTCCTGCACGCGGCGGGCGATCGCGTAGTGCTCCGCACCGACGACGATGGGGTCCAGGGCGCGGCTGCTGGAGGCCAGCGGGTCAATCGCGGGATAGATGCCTTTCTCGGAGATGCCGCGTTCGAGCACGATGAACGCGTCGAGGTGCGTGAACGTGGTCGCCGGCGCGGGGTCGGTCAGGTCGTCGGCCGGCACGTACACGGCCTGCACGCTCGTGACGGCGCCCTTGCGCGTCGACGTGATCCGCTCTTGCAGCTCGCCCATCTCGGTGCCCAGCGTGGGCTGGTAGCCGACGGCCGACGGCATGCGGCCCAGGAGCGCCGAGACCTCCGAGCCAGCCTGCGAGAAGCGGAAGATGTTATCCACGAACAGCAGCGTGTCGGCGCCGCTCTCATCCCGGAAATACTCGGCCATCGTCAGGGCCGACAGCGCCGCCCGCAGACGCGAGCCCGGCGGCTCGTTCATCTGACCGAACACCATCGCGGTCTGGTCGATGACCGACTTGCCGGTGGTGCCGATCTTGGCTTCCTGCATTTCGAGCCACAGATCGTTGCCCTCGCGGGTGCGCTCGCCGACGCCGGCGAACACGGAATAGCCGCCGTGCTGGGTGGCGA encodes the following:
- the ilvC gene encoding ketol-acid reductoisomerase, which codes for MKVWREQDVRTAALTNRRIAVLGFGSQGRAQALNLRDSGCDVIVGLRPGSPSRTTAEQAGLTVCAVADALRRADVVLMLIPDERQPDVYAQDIAPLGRRGLYLGFAHGFAIHFRKLVPTPDTNVFLVAPKGIGPMVRQQFEQGGGVPALIAVHQDPAGDTRDVALACACGLGCGRAGIIETTFRDEAETDLFGEQAVLCGGLTELIRAGFETLVDAGYAPELAYFECLHEVKLIADLIHARGIDGMRAAISRTAAYGDVSRGQRVIGQPTRAAMRELLQEIQSGAFADEWMAEHRAGQPRLAAAAQQAQAHPIEEVGRCLRALMPWLQPGRAGAAQ
- the corA gene encoding magnesium/cobalt transporter CorA — encoded protein: MARKGKRRRAVPHEFQRRTEPGAPPGTLIPDPDAPRCEIHVMAYGAEGYEEKPLTSLADLPKLLEKWPVTWVNVDGVGDAALVSELGRLFQLHRLALEDVLHVHQRAKAESYGSYYFIVARMPVPQHPWQTEQISFFFGEKFVLTFQERPGGDCLDAVRIRIRTGWGRSRAARPDYLVYALLDSIVDHFFPLIEECGEQLDDLEGDVSGGPVPDIMARVHHIKRHLLTVRRIIWPLRDAVNTLLRDATPLISDDTRLYLRDVHDHTIQILDLVESYRDISSGITEIYLSNVSQRTNEIVKVLTIISTIFIPLTFIAGVYGMNFDPGASPWNMPELRWYWGYPIAWLLMAGAAGVMVYFFYRRGWVWNRPPRSLPEEPE
- a CDS encoding ferritin-like domain-containing protein; protein product: MSSLSRNEVVQELNRLFAEEVEAALRYLHLSHAVRGVNYLVVGPVLKKGFDETIEHAEVIAHKIRALGAVPALELNLSLGPPSVDAKEALETALTFEEAALEAYQDALRRIEGDIPLEEFIRSQIVVESEHVAELKQLLVE
- a CDS encoding metal-dependent transcriptional regulator, encoding METWKAFDQNVITHSAAHHLMAIDDLVGKLGYARVSDVARALSITRGSVSISLGPLKKAGLVEQDENRHLRLSESGQALVAAIKTKRHLMQRLLSEVLGVRDDQAEIDACKLEHLVSNETAQRMLAFLRFVDTTAGRGRELVAEWRAFDATCACDPAACPVCDTECLDQNVRPAAEKGTSQ
- the atpD gene encoding F0F1 ATP synthase subunit beta, with product MAGNGKNIGKIVQVIGSTLDAEFSPDKLPRIYNGLQIQVQNKLTGVEQTLWCEVAQHLGGGKVRAVALGSTDGLVRGMDVLDTGQSITVPVGSATLGRVFNLVGEPVDGRGPVQADRRDPIHREPPEFADLTPKTEQFETGIKVIDLLVPFVRGGKIGLFGGAGLGKTVVIQELIARIATQHGGYSVFAGVGERTREGNDLWLEMQEAKIGTTGKSVIDQTAMVFGQMNEPPGSRLRAALSALTMAEYFRDESGADTLLFVDNIFRFSQAGSEVSALLGRMPSAVGYQPTLGTEMGELQERITSTRKGAVTSVQAVYVPADDLTDPAPATTFTHLDAFIVLERGISEKGIYPAIDPLASSSRALDPIVVGAEHYAIARRVQEILQRYRSLQDIIAILGVEELSEEDKLIVSRARKIERFFSQPFFVAEQFTGFPGNYTKITDTLRSFQELCDGKWDHLPEQAFMYVGSIEMAAEKAERLKAEG